CATATTAGCAGATTTGAGCATGTTGTAGTTATTTCATTATATTTCCCAAAGAGTAGTTTGTTTTGATTACGTTGTTAATTTAATCATTGGTGTTGTTTTAAGCTTTTCATCATCTCTATCAGTCATGGGAGGAAATCTGTTATGAATTGTGCtgaaaactgtgataaaatcatCAAACTTAATCTCTGACCTCTTCATACATGACTGTGGGCTAATGCAGAAGCTTTAAATGTCTAAACCAGCCCTTTAAATCATTCTACACAGTTTTTACAATCACatcataactttataccttcataagcgtCATAATGAACCTCACACATGtggaagaaatgctgtgattttagcatcaaactaaattcttttcatttagagctgtgtccagtggtgaaagcCACAACAGCGCTTCTAGATGTTATCACTTCCACACCAGTTTCTctgactctgaaagttgtttcttagcggtTCTCATCTGgttactttctgatgctttggtcaaaggccctgtggtgttcaCCATGGTAGACCaatagagtgactcactactccctttaGTGGTCATAAATCCACAGATCCACAGAtttagttcatatctctacaatccaatacaaagGCATTTTTGGCATATGcgctttattctaaacactcaaatgatacttttaggtcactttttattttttgaaagcaCAAATACTACATAAAGCTGCCTTTAAGGAACATATTGTTCATTTGTTGTCAAAATCTTAAGTGCATTTTTCAAGAATTATGGCTACGGTAACTGGATGAAAATGATATGATCCTGGTGAAATAATTATGATGAGTTGTTATGATAAATATATTATATGGAGTGATtgtaataaatgacaataatgATGAAATTTTAATACATCCTGGCCTGTATTTACAAATGCAGACAAACTCCAACATCCACCTGAACATTTCTGGGAGTCTGAGTTCAGGGGGATTTAGGAAGACTCTCAGAGCAAAGATCAGTTCatccaataattaaaaaaaacaaaaacaaaacaggaatcaGTGCCTGCAGTTGTCTCTGTGAACCAGGGAAGTCTCACTTTACATCAATGTCTGTCCAGATAATGACAATAGTCAGGGAATTTAATAGTTAAATTAGGAAAATTCTACAGTTCTAAATTTTAACTTCATGCATTCAGCTGTCAAAATCCCAAAATCATGAAAATgtataatattacaaataaattaaaGTCACTCTACTACTTCTGTGTTTGCTTTCTATACAGACATATGTGTACAATCTAATCTATAGACTGGTGTTTGGAGACTAAAACTTTTACCTCTGTGTCTCTACCATGTTTTTGACCTTAAGATGTCTCTTGATGCTGAACaactttttttctctcacaggATCTGGTCACATGGGGAAAAGTGTGAGAATATCATAAGTACTATTACTCTAAATGTAAAACCACATCTGAGGTTTCATCATCTGAAGTCATGGTGTTTTGTAATGAGTGATGTTGTGAAATCGCAGGCCTCAGTAGGAACAGCGGTTGCTAACGCAgaacacacaaacatgaaaatCAGAATACAATGTGATGTGCTGCAAGGACTGAACAGGAAGTGTGATCTTTACAGCGGCTCCGTCATAGAGAACAGCTCCTCTGTGTTAATCTGTTCTCTGTCGTACAGACTTATCTTAGTCCTCAGTCTCTCCTTGGCTGGATTTTCCACTGTGCAGAAATCACCTGGAAACACACACCAGAAAATTATCACacagagagaataaaaaaaacacagaacatttgGAATTCTAACATGACGGCATTAGTTAGTCATGGCACATTGTTATAATGAATCAGTTATTAGTCACATCCACATCATTCAAATAATCCCAATGACTTCCACTTAGTAAACACGGCTCGGTTTAGATCacaatatttaaatgttttttacctccaccaaggaggttatgttattgccggcgttggtttgtctgtctgtctgtctgtctgtccgtgtgcaagataactcaaaaagttatggacggattttgataaaattttcaggaaatgttgatactggcacaaggaacaaatgattaaattttggtggtgatcggggggggcactgatctgccttggcggaggtctgcgctctccgagtgcttttctagtattttcAATAAAACCCTAAAACACTACCAAAATTTTTTACTATGGGTGTCCATTGACGTTTATCACATTTGAAAATCCACAAGAAAGCTCAAAAAAGTGGGGTTTATTTtacaattttgtggaaaaaacatGTGTCTATAGACTGCGACAGCCCCATCCCTTCCACTGTGGTCCATGGAACTTAAACTGGAAAACATATAAATGATGATCAATGGCAAGAGATTTTTTTTATCCTATAAATTGTGCCACTGTTTTCACATGATGTTTGTTAATTtaaagggtcatttttttttaGCCAATAACGTCACATTTTGTATTAAAGATAATAAAGAAACCTGTAGCTTTGTGTGAAACCGTTCAGTGATACGCATCACCAGCACCAAAATAGCTGCTACCTTTGCACATTGTACTTTAATCTTCAAGAGTGAGATTAAAAGGTTTTAAAAAGGATTAAAATCACTATGGGGTTAACTGTGGATCTTCAGAATCGCAGATCGCAGAGAAAGTCAAAATGATGTCAACTCTGTGACTTTCAGATGTGTAGTCTTTATATTAATATATTTTCACAGTCTAATACTTAAACAGCTTTGCAACAAACTGGAATTGAAtttacttgtaaaattatcttttaagcaaacaaacacatgtgtaaatgatgaaaaattcTGAGTATGGAACTTGTTTTGTACTTTTGCTAGTAATATTTGAGCTCTTCATGCTGAGAGTCACATCTGAGGATAATAGCCACCGTGTGAATATCTTTTATTTAATgtcttttattacttttttttaaaccatgttCAGGCTTTGGTTAACCAGGTTTACATAacctaataataatacataataattacACAGAGGACTAAAAGTTCCAAAACAAACAACAGGGCTCCAACATGTGGAGTcctaattacatgaaaatacagTCAATGAAAGAGGAACTTTCTTCAGTGATGCAGTTAAAAGATAAAGCTTTATCTCTCTTGAGGTGGACAATGTGTTCATACATTTCACTCGGTCTGGCCAAGTCTTACATGATGTTCTGAGTGTGCCGCTGTGATATGGATCTAATCAGTGTCTGAACTGTACCTACTCTGCAGAGAGGAGGGTGTGAAGCCGTTGGCTCTGCAGTCGTCACAGGTCAGAGCAGCTGAGCAGCTGCACTGTACGGGCCAGCTGCTGTACAGATCCACTGCCTCCTCACTCTGGGCGCTCAGGTACGTCACCTCTGACTGGCTGCACTCACAGGGTTCCACTGCTGTCAAAGAACCAGGGGGGGTGCACTGTTCATCATGCTCCAcagggatggaggaggaggaggaggggggactGAACTGAGCTCCATCATCCAGGCTGCGGGGCTGGTCGCCATGGGGACAGCTCGGCGGAGGAAGCAGTGGACTCAGGGTCAGAAGTacctgaagaaaatgtaaaagtaCACTATTAACCAGTGGAACTGATCATATCTTTTAGAATTGTCAGGTTATCAGAAACTATTGGCAGGAGACTTACAAACACATCAACAATGTATTTGGAACAAATATTCCTTTCAAATGTGAAACTTTGTATTTGGGTGATAGAGAGTTtaaaaactggaattgtaaagagaagaaatgactaaatataCTATTGgcagcaagtaaaaaaaaaaaaaaaaaacattacaagaaaatggttaaaagtagaacccCTCCCCACTGTCGATGAATGGTTGTACATTGTATATGAGTTTTACACCATGGAAAAGTTGTCCTTTTCTGTCAGAGTGCAAAAAGAATTGTTTTTTTAGTGCTGGGTagcaattcaaattttttatcgcaattaatcatgtggatttctgtgataaatcacaattaatcacatagttatatggtggggggttgccggcatcaacagtgtgtattgcctttaagtgatatttcagacttgaaatACTCCGGTggtaaaaaaataattccacactgcagtgcttacaaacaactttggccttatcaaccccaccatctgaagacatttaaaatgaaaatgtccatggaaaagaccggcaagcaaagggggccctgtGGTGGTTGGAATAAATtacactaacgtatgttttgtcctttcggtgttcccgtagtcagtttggacataagaaggaactaacagacacatttctttcactctgtttgtatggcctgaaaaacgttttcctgtgagtattttatgttcagttgttgtaagaatgaatagtataaaatatctctgatgtgaacctttgttgctggataaaaagacgttaaGTTAAtcagtaaatgctaattgttagtgtgtctatggattttcccattcaagttagcatcgagctagcgatctttttcccattcatttaaatgtataatgccatgtaaacgtactaaggcaatgaacagaactgagacatattttatatgtatgttgcagctttacagtgagtctcaagtaaaagatttggagagaagttttaaGCATGttgcttttcttgggaaacctgttgtctatctgccgagctaatcgctacacgcacacaagcagaggcagaagaataggagttagaataaaacagcattacatgagataaaaaaaaaataaaaaattgtctgcgttatttaatgaattcgttaatgtggtaataacgcgttaacttgcccagccctagtttttttttcaagatttagACTAAATCAACTGAGTCTGTAAAACCAGTATGATCTGAATTAATTTGAGTGCatctatcatttttatttttgaccTGGATGTACTGTATGTTCGTTTCTCATATATTAATTCATTTTCCTTTTGAGGTATCACCTGGACAATAAGCCACCCCTCCTTCATAGCTTTGTAACACAAATGTTATTAATAtgtaaaaacactggaaaagcCTCTTGTAAATACTTTTGAAGAAATTGATGCGAGTGTATTTATATTGCATTTTCAAATAAAAAAGGGAATTAAAAAAAGTATAGTATTTATCTAATTCACTGTCTCTTCAGTGACAGTTGAAAATAAAGTATGTTGTAAACAAGTACTGTTAAGTGTTGGTTTAACTGTCATCTGTGACTTTTACTATGCAGAGTTTGACATTTTGACAGTTTTCTCAGGTTCATCTGCTGAAGGGAGGTAGACCTCTTTATAAGATTTTAGAGCTAATCCTGATTAAGTATACAACTTTTACAGGTATGATGGGAAAATGTGAACCCATCAGTGAACAGCCATTTAAACTGGACTCCTATGGAAGCAGCCTCAGACACCTTGAGAACCACTTAAGTCAAATCAAAGTAAAACCAGTGTGATTCAcatcaaaactaagtaaaattacttttttttgttgttgttttttaaatctaCTGGTTGGATTTGGTTCATATTGGGACGATGTGTATTTATCATCTGGTCTTGCTTTTCCAAACATTTATACAGAGATGTGACAATATAATAGTAAAGCATTATGtgaaattttatatttatttattcacaattatatttttttgttgtggGAGGCTCCCCAAACCCATACACGTACAAATGTGGGGACACAGATAGTACCTCAGCCTTCTGAAACCTAGAGAAAACACAGCTCTAGACTctgttttttgtgtaaaaataactATATGTTCAGAGTCATCATGTCTTGCAGCAAGAACGAAACGGTCTTTAATAAGTTCCAGTACTTTATTTAAGAAGTGGATGTAGCCACTGCGACGTTATCCTTAGTATGTGGAAGAGAGTCTATGTTTGAGCCTCAGTTTTGCCATTTTGGTCATCACTCTCTTGACTTTTGGAGGGAGAAGTATTTGTATGAGACGGTGGAGCTGGGAAAGACGAGGATTAATGGATAAAACTTTCACTAATGTTACCACTAACACAGACTCCAGCTAACTCAGAAAAGTCATGTTACATACTGTATTTGAGCGACGTGCTAAATGTGTTGCTAACTTGATTGTTGACATGTTTTGCTACACGTTGTCTATAAAAGTTTAAAGCACGGTTGTTCACTGCTCACGTTCTCCATGTTGGGTCTGCTGCGGTGGTGACTCGCAGTGCAGTCGAGTGCCAGGCTCAGAAGTTTAAGGGCCACGGCCGATGGCCACTGTCCGGCTGTGGGGTCCAAAAATTGCAGACAGGAGTCCACACCTCCACTGTCCTCCACCTCCGAGACCAGTAAATCTCTCTGACagaacacacaaacgcacagacAAAAGCACTGATAATCCATAAATTGGTTAAAATGTTCTAACTCAGTCCATTCTGCcttatacagggtttctgcaggtatcagcaaatctaatttaatgctttttaatgacctttttaataccactttaaacaaatttgatGCCCATGTTCAACTGCAGAAAcaggtttatattaaaaaaaatatgcatattGTAAAATATGTATATTTCTCGCCCACCAGTCTACCACAGGCCTGGGAGCCTGAAAGTTctgcgcaggatcttagctgttcctaggactgtgcTCTTTTGGATGTTGTTCCGGGTATCTGCTGGAGAGATACACTCAGCTCTGGGGTTACTGCCTCTAGTGCCTTGATTACTATTGGCACCACTGTTACCTTCACATCCcacatcaaaattattaaatgtttatataatcaaaataaatcatgaataactgttttttttctccatcaagtgtacttaattttttaatgcctctggacatcgaatttaaggtttttaatgccatttaagaccttaatttttgcaaaatctatttaatgctttttaatgacctgcagaaaccctgttataaCTTGTGACATTTATTATTATAGCAGCAGCTTCCAATGTCTGATTACCAAGTGTACTGTCACATTAATTCAATAGATATGTTTtcagagtgttttatttacattgaaaaacatTTATGGAcatggaaaaatttcacaaaaaagtgGTGGTTTGTATCCTGTTGAAAAGATTTTATGTGCATAATCCAGAAACGCATAGTACATGTTTACTCATCTTTTattatatttctgtattttatttattgtaattCTTTGTATTTCTGCTCTTATCTATACTGTGACCTTCAGTGTTAAGAAAGGTgctcataaataaaatgtgttattagtattattattgtaaagAAGAATGGAAACTAATTTTTAAGATAAATTAAAACATAGTAAACATTTAACTCTCATAACTGGTCAGCTGACTGCTGTTTTCTTGGATAAATATTGCTCTACATCTTGTACTCTGTTTATAACAGTCATGTGTACTGTAGAATGTATAAAAACCTCCTGACAACATGACACAGCCTGGTTTATTTGTTCCAAATCTGTTCATGGAAAAGCATATAATTtatattcttaatttttttctttcagttttcttgATATTTTATGGAGAGTGAATtatgaaataagataaaagatTGAATTAAATTACAACAAATGAGATAAAGCATAcagtactgtacaaaagtcttTCAGCTTTGTTGTTTTAGCAGGGTTAAAAGGATCATACATATACTTGTTTCTCATTCAGTTTTCTttcaatacaagaaaatacaggaaatatgtccacagccttaatacagagactgagaaatgtacatgtgtgatcattataactttactaaataaacaaaacgaatgttggactaggacttttgcacagtactgtatatgaaTAAACGACTTTACAATAACTGACTGCTAAACAATCATCAactgcttatttttttcttttaaatgtatttttaaagttGAATTTTGATTTCAATATTCCAGCACATATTTTTGACAGATGCTTTATCTATTTTACTTGTTACATCTAGTTTTTATTTCCCCTTATTCTTCATCTACAGTATAAACAGCATCGACTTACCAGAAATGTCTTTTTAGGAACATCCTCTATGACTTTACGTCcggttattgtttccattataacctgtgaagaagaaaatttttattaagagcaataaaaaaatacacaagggGAAAAGTTGTTTTCTCCGGTAAATAATCTGTGGCCCATATTTTGTATAATCACATTAAGATGTAAGGACCCCAGAAGTATAATAGATGGTTTACTACCTTTTAAAACCAGTATTCCAGGCTGTTATAACATTTATTTATACTATACTTTCACATGAATTACATAATATATGTACTAGTCTAGGCCTGAATTATTTTTAGAACATTATTAGTTGGAATTAAATACCTCAAAAGTGATTCTCATAGACTTTTAATAAGCTTATTTTAAGTATATTTAGTTTCCTACCGTTAACTATCAGTGTCACACTAGGGATAATACAAAATCTAATATACTGACAAATGCCAAAGTTTCAGTTCAAAGAATGGTGAGAATTAAGTGGTAATAACACAGCTTCCAAGTCTGATTGTGTCGTAATCACCATTCCCAAGCTGTAAACGTCCAGGCTGAAGGACTGTCTTCCAGTTCGGGTGTACTCCTCTGGAAGGTAGCCCATGTTGCTGTGCAAACTGGTCACCAAAGTGATGGTGAAGTTGTGATTTGCAGAGTGAGGACGGAGTCGAGCCAATCCAAAATCAGACAGTTTGGGCATTAAGTTGATGTCCAGAAGTATATTAGAACTGAGCAGAAAAGACACAGTGAGTTAACCTCTGAAAATCAGGAATGGAAGCAAATGACAGCCTGATTTATGTCATTTCTAAGTTTAATCCAGAATGTGCTTCCActtttttgatgctttttttaaCAGGACTTCCTAATTTGGCATATATTATAACTGGACTGGGTGAAACTGCAGCAAAACAGTCTTCAGCAGGTGTCTGTGCTTCAGGTTTGGAACTGGTGGTGCTGTTTTATTCTGGTGCTTGTGCTTGTGCTTGGAATGGATGTGAATGGTTCAGTGGGTTGTACCTGCGCATGTTACCATAGATCACGGGGCAGGGCTGGGCGTTGTGAAGGTGATGCAAGGCCTTTGCGATTCCTTTAATGATATTTAGACGCTGCTGCCAGGACAGGCAGGGTTGTCCATCCTGTACATGAACAACATTCAACATATTATAGATTTCCAAATAACTTGAGACATCAAGATCAAATCTATAACATGGATGTGAAAAGCTTAGAGTAAACATGATTTGTGATGATGAGATCAACTTCCTGTCACAGTATGGTGTAATGGGAAACAAAATTAATGGAAATCCCAGCCTCAGTGATTACGCAATACCCACTGAGCAAATTCCCCTTCTGTATGTCTGGCCGTGTTCACATCTCATCCTGAAGCACTTTGTGTAAGATGATGACATGACACATGTTTTATCCCTAATATAAACCTTATGATCAGTTGCAGTAAATGACAGAATGTAATGAAGGACCAAAAAGATTCATCATTCTCCGCTGTCAGAGGaactgtttcttgtttttttcatatttgttggaCCTGTTGAAAAGTCAACAGACTGAAACTGAAAAAGACATGCTTTGTTCAGAATCTTTTATCTATATATTAAATACACAGTATTGTgcaagtcttattccacctttagttttgttgtgtttgcggggttgaaatgagcatacatatttaattctgattctcttctcttctcttcaaatacaacaagaaaatacaggaaacatgtgcacagctttaaaaggcacacaaaaaactgatctaaatgggttgtaaaggttaaagtcaataTGTGTGACTGAACACAAGACAAGGAGctgcacaaacaattagaaacttctgacatgtgttgaatgaaacctggaataaaatgaaaaaaaatgaatgcaatatagactagaaaagcactcagagtatcaacatttcctgaaaatttcatccaagtctgtccataactttttgagttatcttgctaacagacagacagacaaacaaacaaacaaacaaatgaacaaacagacagacaaaacctgatgaaaacataacctccttggctgaggtaataGTATCGTCTGAACAAAAAGGTTAAAGATATAGATAtattaaatgcaaagggaggtcacatgaAATTCTACCACTTTGGTTTGTAAAAGCTGTTTCTTTCCCTGAAACTCCTGTTTTTACTATTGTACATACATCTCATACATCCAGATTGGATTTTAATACAGACACTGACAAATGCAcatactaaaccaacaaacctaatgttgtcCAAGGCTTTTGCACATATACTGTACGTTAAAGATATAACAAACTAAAATTCAAATGTCACTTTAACATGTCCTCCTGTGACCCAGCAATGCACTTTGTCCTCTGTAAgagacaagaatttcacagctaTATTAAAAAACATGTCCATGGTAAAAATGTCCattccatgaaaaataaatgtaaaaatgtatctgTAGGCCTGTGCTTTTATTCTTAATTCTGTTAAACAGACATGTTTAATGGTCTGGATGGAGAGAATCTGTATTTAAAGGTAGAACCTGTTAAACAACAGTTTAAATGTACATCCACTGTATTGACTATACATTGATCCTGTGAGTTTACACTTCAGTATGTATTATTCCTAACTTTACCTGTaatagtgaataaat
This region of Sphaeramia orbicularis chromosome 12, fSphaOr1.1, whole genome shotgun sequence genomic DNA includes:
- the irak3 gene encoding interleukin-1 receptor-associated kinase 3 isoform X1, translating into MDPDTFIYDVPPIVMETFCKIMDGGDDRFGWRGLAIRIAPTWLEVHMLERLEAAGRSPTRELLWSWAQQNYRVQDLLKVLQDMGHHRALQLLNDHIQKPHLPPVSQKTETTELMSASKTKESFQSVERSSHVQSLNEMPPSITFQDVAEATRNFHTDMRIAEGYFADVYRAQKGDQLFAVKLFKQTNGVSWKKLWNLFRQDMEVHHFIKHPNILDLWGCFSEEDRYCLVYPYLPNRSLFHRLHHQDGQPCLSWQQRLNIIKGIAKALHHLHNAQPCPVIYGNMRSSNILLDINLMPKLSDFGLARLRPHSANHNFTITLVTSLHSNMGYLPEEYTRTGRQSFSLDVYSLGMVIMETITGRKVIEDVPKKTFLRDLLVSEVEDSGGVDSCLQFLDPTAGQWPSAVALKLLSLALDCTASHHRSRPNMENVLLTLSPLLPPPSCPHGDQPRSLDDGAQFSPPSSSSSIPVEHDEQCTPPGSLTAVEPCECSQSEVTYLSAQSEEAVDLYSSWPVQCSCSAALTCDDCRANGFTPSSLQSDFCTVENPAKERLRTKISLYDREQINTEELFSMTEPL
- the irak3 gene encoding interleukin-1 receptor-associated kinase 3 isoform X2 encodes the protein MDPDTFIYDVPPIVMETFCKIMDGGDDRFGWRGLAIRIAPTWLEVHMLERLEAAGRSPTRELLWSWAQQNYRVQDLLKVLQDMGHHRALQLLNDHIQKPHLPPVSQKTETTELMSASKTKESFQSVERSSHVQSLNEMPPSITFQDVAEATRNFHTDMRIAEGYFADVYRAQKGDQLFAVKLFKQTNGVSWKKLWNLFRQDMEVHHFIKHPNILDLWGCFSEEDRYCLVYPYLPNRSLFHRLHHQDGQPCLSWQQRLNIIKGIAKALHHLHNAQPCPVIYGNMRSSNILLDINLMPKLSDFGLARLRPHSANHNFTITLVTSLHSNMGYLPEEYTRTGRQSFSLDVYSLGMVIMETITGRKVIEDVPKKTFLRDLLVSEVEDSGGVDSCLQFLDPTAGQWPSAVALKLLSLALDCTASHHRSRPNMENVLLTLSPLLPPPSCPHGDQPRSLDDGAQFSPPSSSSSIPVEHDEQCTPPGSLTAVEPCECSQSEVTYLSAQSEEAVDLYSSWPVQCSCSAALTCDDCRANGFTPSSLQSR